The following are encoded together in the Bacillota bacterium genome:
- a CDS encoding CtsR family transcriptional regulator, whose protein sequence is MGSLADYIEGYLKQLFEETAGNVIEIQRSELARKFGCAPSQINYVLSTRFTIQDGYIVESRRGGGGYIRVFKVRQDIMADSVAWVQERLGDEITPEAADRILEQLQSLGLLNEMEKLCIKSVLAHETNGIPRELSDVFRAKLLKGLLIVVLTR, encoded by the coding sequence TTGGGAAGTCTCGCAGATTATATCGAAGGCTATCTTAAGCAGCTCTTTGAGGAAACTGCCGGTAATGTCATAGAAATACAAAGATCTGAATTGGCCAGGAAATTCGGATGTGCGCCGTCGCAGATCAACTATGTCCTCAGCACGCGTTTTACCATCCAGGACGGATACATAGTAGAAAGCCGTCGCGGTGGAGGCGGTTACATCCGCGTGTTCAAAGTCAGGCAGGATATCATGGCTGATTCGGTGGCGTGGGTCCAGGAGAGGCTGGGAGATGAGATCACGCCGGAGGCTGCCGATCGGATTCTCGAACAATTGCAGAGCCTCGGATTGCTAAACGAAATGGAAAAGCTCTGCATTAAATCGGTTCTTGCACACGAGACCAATGGCATCCCCAGGGAACTCTCTGACGTGTTCCGGGCCAAGCTTCTCAAGGGCCTTCTAATTGTTGTCCTGACGCGATGA
- a CDS encoding zf-HC2 domain-containing protein translates to MRSPYLACRKIQKMLPAYISGDVKGRLAEHIWRHVKECAKCASELKYYQDLDKLIHSTAFDISLTPSEEEFWRQLDARLARKVGEQARDGIFMPKHINYIRDMFNEFDRVASVMLESPLQVLVPAAAAFCVAMSQLSGLPFLREILKPLLLVLAGVLRHGYLLG, encoded by the coding sequence ATGAGGAGCCCCTATCTTGCGTGCCGTAAGATTCAAAAGATGCTTCCTGCTTATATCTCGGGAGATGTGAAGGGAAGACTGGCGGAGCATATATGGCGGCATGTCAAGGAATGCGCGAAATGTGCTTCAGAACTCAAGTATTATCAAGATCTTGATAAACTCATACATTCCACTGCGTTCGACATATCTCTCACTCCCAGTGAAGAGGAATTTTGGCGGCAGCTTGATGCCCGATTAGCCCGGAAGGTCGGAGAGCAAGCACGAGACGGCATCTTCATGCCGAAGCACATCAATTACATCAGGGATATGTTCAATGAATTTGATAGGGTGGCTTCCGTCATGCTCGAATCACCGCTGCAGGTGTTGGTCCCGGCTGCAGCCGCGTTTTGCGTCGCTATGTCGCAGCTATCCGGCCTACCATTTCTTAGGGAGATTTTGAAGCCTCTTCTCTTGGTCCTGGCCGGGGTCTTGAGGCATGGCTACCTTTTGGGTTGA
- a CDS encoding RNA polymerase sigma factor has product MGVSGTGNQPDKTDPRAQYDTLFVSLVEEYRAKVWFLAYQMLQNKDDADDACQEVFCRVFRQLSKFRGESKPYTWIYRITVNYCADVMRRRNYIQTISLDEDPGHSQDGESTTKREVISGIASRMGDPEEGAENREISKAIRDAIGKLPFHHKQCLILKEIYGLSYREISQIAEVPVGTVMSRLYHAKRRLKEMLGWLMETE; this is encoded by the coding sequence TTGGGGGTGTCCGGTACGGGAAACCAGCCAGACAAAACGGATCCACGTGCTCAATATGACACGCTTTTCGTCAGCCTCGTGGAGGAATATCGCGCAAAGGTATGGTTTCTGGCGTACCAGATGCTCCAAAACAAAGATGATGCCGATGATGCATGCCAGGAAGTATTTTGCCGGGTGTTTAGGCAGTTATCGAAATTCCGTGGTGAATCCAAGCCTTACACCTGGATTTATAGGATCACAGTCAACTATTGCGCCGATGTGATGAGAAGGCGCAATTATATCCAAACCATATCATTGGACGAAGACCCTGGTCATTCCCAGGATGGAGAATCAACGACAAAAAGGGAGGTCATATCCGGTATAGCGAGCCGTATGGGAGATCCCGAGGAAGGAGCGGAAAATCGTGAGATCTCAAAGGCCATCAGAGACGCGATCGGAAAATTGCCTTTCCATCATAAGCAATGTCTGATCCTCAAGGAGATCTATGGACTTTCCTACAGAGAGATCAGCCAGATCGCAGAGGTGCCCGTGGGAACGGTGATGTCACGATTATATCATGCCAAGAGGCGGCTTAAAGAGATGCTGGGCTGGTTAATGGAAACGGAATAG
- a CDS encoding homoserine kinase, whose product MMVRVSAPATVANLGPGFDAMGMAVGVHCIFEARSSGNGDGITICAHGVDGEKILDGQDNLVVKAMRAVESGSGHSLPPITIDILNQIPLARGMGSSAAAIVGGAVLANEILGRPLSADQLLDIAAAIEGHPDNVAPALMGGLVASSKVDGRVISIKAPISVGRRIKVVIAVPAFEIRTEDARRILPAQVPLGDAVFNVSRTAILISALSSGKLDLLKPAMEDRLHQPYRSKLVPGLEDVFASAIAAGALGVALAGSGPSVVALATQAEEKIAFNMVQAFQRHGISAISFITTIETRGARVLNVADLELAKSLLSERQLGLIFVKDGSVIFESRGSGVKPVLDAFMQIGTDLEGSSCADKVLGRASGAVLRSAGVDQVFARVAREKALHELQVSGIYAEAGEIVDIVLNRDRSGPCPFELMVGDETDPDRILEMLKERLGYSAKRDDDVEGKE is encoded by the coding sequence ATGATGGTGAGGGTGAGTGCCCCTGCTACTGTAGCCAATTTGGGCCCCGGGTTTGATGCTATGGGGATGGCTGTTGGGGTACATTGTATTTTCGAAGCCAGGTCATCGGGTAACGGTGACGGTATAACCATATGCGCTCATGGCGTAGATGGGGAGAAGATCCTGGATGGTCAGGACAATCTTGTAGTAAAGGCTATGAGAGCGGTGGAATCTGGATCAGGACATTCCTTGCCGCCGATTACTATTGATATTCTGAATCAGATTCCACTGGCTCGCGGTATGGGAAGCAGCGCGGCGGCTATAGTCGGTGGAGCAGTCCTGGCCAACGAGATTTTGGGAAGGCCACTATCCGCAGATCAGCTCTTGGATATTGCCGCAGCCATCGAGGGGCACCCAGACAATGTAGCCCCGGCTCTAATGGGTGGTCTGGTTGCAAGTTCTAAGGTCGATGGCCGTGTGATCTCGATAAAGGCCCCGATATCCGTGGGGAGACGAATAAAAGTCGTAATTGCGGTGCCAGCGTTTGAAATTCGCACGGAAGATGCGCGCAGGATCCTGCCGGCTCAGGTGCCATTGGGTGACGCAGTATTCAATGTAAGCCGGACTGCCATCTTGATATCTGCCCTTTCATCTGGGAAACTGGATTTACTGAAGCCGGCCATGGAGGATCGCCTCCACCAGCCATACAGGAGCAAACTGGTTCCGGGACTCGAGGATGTCTTTGCCAGCGCCATCGCAGCGGGCGCCTTGGGGGTTGCCCTGGCCGGATCCGGTCCGTCCGTCGTGGCGCTGGCTACTCAGGCCGAAGAGAAAATCGCGTTCAATATGGTGCAGGCCTTTCAACGACACGGAATTTCGGCTATATCATTCATAACTACTATAGAGACTAGAGGAGCCCGGGTCCTAAATGTGGCCGACCTTGAGCTGGCGAAGAGTCTCCTCTCTGAACGCCAGCTTGGCCTGATCTTCGTAAAAGATGGCTCAGTGATATTTGAGTCGCGTGGATCTGGAGTAAAACCCGTGCTGGATGCCTTTATGCAGATCGGTACGGACCTGGAAGGCTCCAGCTGCGCGGACAAGGTGCTGGGCAGGGCGTCCGGCGCGGTGCTCAGGTCGGCCGGGGTAGATCAGGTCTTTGCCAGGGTCGCCAGGGAAAAAGCCTTGCATGAGCTTCAGGTATCTGGTATTTACGCGGAAGCTGGTGAAATTGTGGACATCGTCCTTAACCGGGATCGGAGTGGCCCATGTCCATTTGAGCTCATGGTGGGAGATGAAACCGACCCTGATAGAATCTTGGAAATGCTGAAGGAACGGCTGGGGTATAGCGCAAAGAGGGATGATGATGTCGAAGGTAAAGAGTAG
- a CDS encoding protein arginine kinase — protein sequence MTSRDFIEKILSGWIKGTGPQSDVVLSSRVRIARNLVGIPFPHVASESDLGRVLDQVRRAVKESGKLKEFGILILSEIPNLDRQVLVEKHLVSPQHILEGRNRAVILSPDETVSIMVNEEDHLRIQTLYSGFELDKSWQNASEIDDILESRLEYAFDEKIGYLTACPTNVGTGMRSSVMVHLPALAATGQVGRVLSTISHVGIAVRGLYGEGTESSGNIYQLSNQVTLGRSEEDIIENLRGITRQVIEQERTARNFLLRERQKTLEDRVWRAYGILENARLLTSDEVLKLISDVRLGVDTGIITVIPPRMLNELMVLTRPAYLQKLVGAELGPEERDIQRAALVRDRVKSAREGK from the coding sequence ATGACCTCGAGAGATTTCATAGAAAAGATACTCAGCGGCTGGATAAAGGGAACCGGCCCGCAATCAGATGTGGTCTTGAGTTCCCGTGTGCGGATCGCTCGCAACCTGGTGGGTATCCCTTTCCCGCACGTGGCGTCAGAGTCCGACCTTGGAAGAGTCCTGGATCAGGTTCGAAGAGCGGTAAAAGAGTCCGGGAAACTAAAAGAATTTGGGATATTGATCTTGTCGGAGATTCCGAATCTCGACCGCCAGGTGTTGGTAGAAAAGCATCTTGTGAGCCCCCAACATATTTTAGAAGGGCGCAATAGGGCTGTCATTTTGAGCCCGGATGAGACAGTAAGCATCATGGTCAATGAAGAGGACCATCTGAGGATTCAAACACTTTATAGCGGCTTTGAGTTAGATAAGTCCTGGCAAAATGCCAGTGAGATCGATGATATCCTTGAATCCAGGCTGGAGTATGCCTTTGATGAGAAAATTGGATATCTCACCGCATGCCCGACCAATGTTGGCACAGGAATGCGATCGTCTGTGATGGTTCATCTGCCCGCCCTGGCGGCGACAGGCCAGGTAGGGAGGGTACTGTCGACCATATCCCATGTGGGTATAGCGGTTAGAGGGCTCTATGGGGAAGGAACCGAATCCTCAGGCAATATATATCAGCTCTCTAATCAGGTCACTCTCGGCCGGTCTGAGGAAGACATAATTGAAAACCTCAGGGGCATAACGAGACAAGTTATTGAACAGGAACGCACGGCCAGGAATTTTCTCTTGAGAGAACGCCAGAAAACTCTTGAGGATAGGGTATGGCGCGCATACGGTATCCTGGAGAATGCCAGGCTCCTGACATCAGATGAGGTCTTGAAACTCATCTCGGATGTACGGCTTGGCGTGGATACAGGCATAATAACGGTGATTCCACCTCGAATGCTAAATGAGCTTATGGTCCTTACCAGGCCTGCTTATCTGCAGAAACTAGTTGGTGCAGAATTAGGGCCTGAAGAACGTGATATTCAGAGGGCGGCCTTGGTAAGGGATCGAGTTAAATCTGCCAGGGAAGGAAAGTGA
- a CDS encoding ATP-dependent Clp protease ATP-binding subunit, with product MFGGLTERAQRVLQLSQEEARRLGHDVVGTEHILLGLVGEGQGVAARALQNLGISLEKVRSEVEKLVGRGDPEKVTVLSLTPRAKRVLELAMDEARRLGHGYIGTEHILLGLIREGEGVAAQVLLNLGADLEKVRKEVTSLLGTTPGQPGPAKSAGKTPTLDQFGRDLTAMARDGKLDPVIGREKEIERVIQVLSRRTKNNPVLIGDPGVGKTAIAEGLAQKIVKGDVPEVLANKRVVTLDMGGIVAGTKFRGEFEERLKRIIDEIRASNDIILFIDEMHTIVGAGAAEGAIDASNILKPALARGELQCIGATTLDEYRKHVEKDAALERRFQPIQVGEPTVEETIAILKGLRDRYEAHHRVKITDEAIDAAAKLSDRYITDRYLPDKAIDLIDEASSRVRLQAQTAPPDLKQLEDEVNKIRAEKESAIQNEEFEKAAKLRDKEQKLRDEIEDRKAAWQKMRGRTESNVTADDIAQVVSAWTGIPVLKLAREESERLLHLEEVLHSRVIGQDEAVKAVSMAVRRARAGLKDPKRPIGSFIFLGPTGVGKTELARALAEALFGDEDAMITLDMSEYMERHTVSRLIGAPPGYVGYEEAGQLTERVRRRPYSVVLFDEIEKAHPEVFNVLLQVLDDGRLTDGKGRTVDFKNTVIIMTSNVGANLIQRDTTLGFRLEKDEDAEGISYERMKEKVLGELKRTFRPEFLNRVDEVIVFHALTQGDIRKIVDLQVNELAKRLKEHEISIEVTDSAKDLIAKEGFSVEFGARPLKRAIQRLIEDRLSEEMLEGKVKDGDSIRIDAKDGKIVVEPKVAAESQ from the coding sequence ATGTTTGGTGGGCTGACTGAAAGGGCACAAAGAGTGTTACAGCTTTCCCAGGAAGAGGCTCGAAGGCTTGGCCACGATGTGGTCGGAACCGAGCATATATTGTTGGGGCTTGTGGGAGAAGGTCAAGGTGTGGCGGCGCGTGCGCTTCAGAATCTAGGCATTAGTCTAGAAAAAGTCAGGAGTGAGGTTGAAAAGCTGGTCGGCAGAGGCGACCCGGAGAAGGTGACCGTGCTTTCGTTGACTCCAAGAGCAAAAAGGGTTTTGGAGTTGGCGATGGACGAGGCCCGGCGGCTCGGACATGGTTACATTGGAACAGAGCACATACTCTTGGGGTTGATCCGTGAGGGTGAAGGCGTCGCCGCTCAGGTATTGCTCAACCTCGGGGCTGACCTTGAAAAGGTCCGGAAAGAGGTGACCTCCCTACTTGGGACTACGCCAGGTCAGCCTGGCCCGGCCAAATCCGCGGGGAAGACACCCACTTTGGATCAATTCGGAAGAGATCTCACGGCGATGGCGCGCGACGGCAAGCTTGACCCGGTGATCGGGCGCGAAAAAGAGATAGAACGGGTGATCCAGGTATTGAGCCGCCGGACCAAGAACAATCCGGTATTGATAGGTGATCCCGGAGTCGGAAAGACCGCTATTGCAGAGGGCCTGGCGCAAAAGATCGTCAAGGGAGATGTTCCTGAGGTACTTGCCAATAAAAGGGTTGTCACCCTCGACATGGGGGGAATCGTGGCGGGTACGAAATTCCGCGGAGAATTTGAAGAACGCCTAAAGAGGATCATCGATGAGATCCGGGCTTCGAATGACATCATCCTGTTCATCGATGAGATGCATACCATAGTTGGAGCGGGCGCGGCAGAGGGCGCAATAGATGCCTCGAACATTCTGAAGCCGGCCCTGGCGAGAGGGGAGCTTCAGTGCATTGGAGCGACCACTCTAGATGAATACCGTAAACATGTGGAAAAGGATGCAGCTCTGGAACGAAGGTTCCAGCCGATCCAGGTTGGGGAGCCTACGGTGGAGGAAACCATCGCTATACTAAAGGGACTGAGGGATAGATATGAGGCTCACCATAGGGTGAAGATCACTGATGAGGCTATTGATGCCGCTGCAAAGCTCTCTGATAGGTACATCACAGATCGATACCTTCCTGATAAGGCTATCGATCTCATAGACGAGGCTTCTTCACGCGTGCGGCTCCAGGCTCAGACTGCGCCTCCGGACCTCAAACAGCTCGAGGATGAGGTAAACAAGATAAGGGCTGAGAAGGAGTCCGCCATCCAGAACGAGGAATTCGAGAAGGCTGCCAAGTTGCGTGATAAGGAGCAGAAGCTTCGTGACGAGATCGAGGACCGGAAGGCTGCCTGGCAGAAGATGCGTGGTCGTACTGAATCTAATGTGACTGCTGACGACATTGCCCAGGTAGTATCGGCCTGGACGGGAATCCCCGTGCTGAAGCTTGCCAGGGAGGAGTCTGAACGCTTGCTGCATCTTGAAGAAGTGCTCCACAGCAGAGTCATAGGCCAGGATGAGGCGGTCAAGGCAGTATCTATGGCCGTGCGGCGGGCAAGGGCAGGGCTCAAAGATCCGAAGCGTCCGATAGGATCATTCATCTTCCTCGGACCGACTGGGGTTGGCAAGACGGAGCTTGCCAGGGCTCTTGCCGAAGCTCTCTTCGGCGACGAAGATGCAATGATCACGCTTGATATGTCAGAGTATATGGAAAGGCATACCGTGTCTCGTCTCATAGGCGCTCCTCCTGGATACGTGGGGTATGAGGAAGCAGGTCAGCTTACGGAACGAGTGCGAAGACGTCCTTACTCAGTGGTCTTGTTCGATGAGATAGAAAAGGCTCATCCTGAAGTCTTCAATGTCCTTCTTCAAGTTTTGGACGATGGGCGTTTGACTGATGGCAAGGGACGCACTGTAGATTTCAAGAACACGGTCATCATAATGACAAGTAATGTAGGCGCAAACTTGATACAGAGAGACACGACCCTAGGCTTTAGGCTCGAAAAAGATGAAGACGCAGAGGGGATTTCATATGAGCGGATGAAGGAGAAGGTCCTGGGTGAACTGAAGAGGACGTTCAGGCCGGAATTCCTCAATCGAGTCGACGAAGTGATCGTCTTCCATGCTCTTACCCAGGGCGATATTAGAAAGATCGTGGATCTCCAGGTCAACGAGCTGGCAAAGCGCTTGAAGGAACATGAAATCTCCATCGAGGTCACCGATTCGGCGAAGGATTTGATCGCTAAAGAGGGATTTAGCGTGGAATTTGGCGCAAGGCCCTTGAAACGGGCTATTCAGCGGCTTATCGAGGATCGCCTGTCAGAGGAGATGTTGGAGGGCAAGGTAAAAGATGGAGATTCTATCCGTATAGACGCTAAAGACGGCAAGATCGTAGTTGAACCAAAAGTCGCGGCAGAATCACAGTGA
- the lepB gene encoding signal peptidase I — protein sequence MWSSFILTARSFLIRPRIFFEDALSRGQILWSLVIGSIALYPEVILWPELLWPRIRNPFIYLILAILAAVAYFILISLLINLVCLLLGGKGTATDTLKVFGYTYLPGILGGAFILLLFHLLIYRPGRSPYPADGTPMMTMLVSTLAAIICLAFWDVFLKALALRVVHKVSIWRLALIGTIVLIASGVLSSSIHSLLLERTEFNDPSIFSGMSGELARKMGTRQENLARIFKLCSHGEGTWKLDVSIEMRILHRPPHRGDIVVFEKGKNGELGLARIVGLPGEIVEVVDGEVIVNGRRISEPYVRERKGLTMPPIELGRKDYYLLGDERSLSPQTYEGGIVKQEAIRGAYFETVLFLQKSGLM from the coding sequence GTGTGGTCGTCTTTCATACTCACTGCAAGATCATTCTTGATCAGGCCGAGGATCTTCTTTGAAGATGCCCTATCGCGTGGGCAGATCCTTTGGTCCCTTGTTATAGGTTCCATCGCCCTCTACCCGGAAGTGATCCTGTGGCCTGAACTTCTCTGGCCACGGATAAGGAACCCATTCATATACTTGATTTTGGCCATCCTCGCTGCAGTAGCCTATTTCATCTTGATTTCGCTCCTTATAAACCTAGTATGTCTTCTATTGGGCGGGAAAGGCACGGCAACCGATACACTCAAGGTCTTTGGATATACTTACTTGCCGGGAATATTGGGCGGGGCCTTCATCCTTTTATTATTTCACTTGCTTATATATAGGCCGGGCAGAAGTCCATACCCGGCAGATGGAACTCCAATGATGACCATGCTGGTGTCAACGCTGGCGGCCATCATATGCCTCGCCTTCTGGGACGTATTCCTCAAAGCGCTTGCTTTAAGGGTAGTCCACAAGGTCAGCATCTGGCGCCTTGCGCTCATAGGGACAATAGTCTTAATAGCATCCGGAGTTTTAAGTAGCTCTATTCATTCCCTCCTCTTAGAAAGAACAGAGTTCAACGACCCATCGATATTTTCCGGCATGAGCGGAGAATTGGCAAGAAAGATGGGGACTCGCCAGGAAAATCTTGCGAGGATCTTCAAATTGTGCAGCCATGGCGAGGGAACCTGGAAGCTGGATGTAAGTATAGAGATGAGAATTCTCCATCGGCCTCCGCATCGCGGAGATATCGTCGTGTTCGAGAAGGGAAAGAACGGGGAATTGGGTCTTGCAAGAATCGTAGGCTTGCCGGGGGAGATTGTAGAGGTCGTAGATGGCGAAGTTATCGTAAATGGAAGGCGAATCTCCGAACCATACGTGAGAGAACGCAAGGGGCTTACTATGCCCCCCATCGAGCTAGGCAGGAAGGATTACTATCTCCTCGGCGATGAGAGGTCTTTGTCTCCTCAAACCTATGAAGGGGGCATCGTCAAACAAGAAGCAATAAGAGGGGCCTACTTTGAGACCGTCCTGTTTTTGCAGAAATCCGGCCTCATGTAG
- a CDS encoding threonine synthase, producing MHKAGIIVRYMKYLPVTDKTPVVTLNEGSTPLIYARYISEMTGLEVYLKYEGLNPTGSFKDRGMTMAISKACEEGAKAVMCASTGNTSASAAAYAARSGLKCIVIIPEGAIALGKLSQALMHGAIVIAIKGNFDDALKIVRAMTQQYPITLVNSINPYRIEGQKTAAFEICDALEGAPDYLAIPVGNAGNITAYWKGFKEYHSAGLVSRLPKMLGFQAAGAAPIVEGRPIPDPKTIATAIKIGNPASWQRAVEARDESGGVIDKVSDDEILDAYRLLAGREGVFCEPASAASVAGLLKLWKQSYFPAHAKVVAVLTGHGLKDPDRAIATGGKPQIVENSVKLVKEILQREGII from the coding sequence ATGCATAAGGCAGGTATCATAGTTCGTTACATGAAATATCTTCCCGTGACAGATAAGACACCAGTCGTCACTCTAAATGAAGGCAGCACCCCGCTCATTTACGCGCGCTACATCTCGGAAATGACGGGGCTGGAAGTATATCTGAAATATGAAGGGCTCAATCCCACCGGTTCCTTTAAGGATCGAGGGATGACCATGGCGATAAGCAAGGCATGTGAAGAGGGCGCTAAGGCGGTCATGTGCGCGTCAACCGGCAACACTTCGGCATCTGCCGCAGCCTATGCTGCGAGGTCGGGCCTCAAATGTATCGTGATCATTCCTGAAGGGGCCATCGCCCTTGGCAAACTCTCGCAGGCTTTGATGCACGGGGCAATCGTAATAGCTATCAAAGGGAATTTCGATGATGCCCTGAAGATCGTCCGGGCCATGACGCAACAATATCCTATCACCTTGGTGAATTCCATAAACCCATACCGTATCGAGGGGCAAAAGACAGCTGCGTTTGAGATATGTGATGCCCTTGAAGGGGCGCCGGATTACCTTGCAATTCCCGTAGGTAACGCAGGGAATATCACGGCTTACTGGAAGGGATTCAAGGAATATCATTCAGCTGGTCTGGTATCCAGGCTCCCAAAGATGCTGGGGTTCCAGGCAGCCGGAGCAGCGCCCATAGTAGAAGGGCGACCGATACCTGACCCGAAGACCATCGCAACGGCAATAAAGATAGGAAACCCGGCTAGCTGGCAACGGGCAGTGGAGGCACGTGACGAATCCGGCGGGGTGATCGATAAGGTGAGTGATGATGAGATCCTCGACGCTTACAGGCTGCTCGCGGGGAGGGAGGGCGTCTTTTGTGAACCTGCATCGGCCGCCTCAGTGGCAGGGCTTCTCAAACTATGGAAGCAGAGTTACTTCCCAGCGCATGCAAAGGTTGTTGCGGTTTTGACCGGCCACGGTTTGAAAGATCCTGATCGCGCCATCGCAACGGGGGGGAAGCCCCAAATAGTTGAGAATAGTGTAAAATTGGTTAAGGAGATCCTGCAGCGAGAGGGGATTATTTGA
- a CDS encoding homoserine dehydrogenase yields the protein MDAGVDIALAGCGVVGSGVMKVLSENRDIIEGKLGFPIRVKRILVRNLSKSRPEYVSPDLLTDDFNTILSDEDIKIVLELMGGVTPAKDYIFELLRRGKHVVTANKEVLAKHGSGLLRQAAEQGVSLRFEGSVAGGIPIIKPLAECLAGNRISEIVGIINGTTNYILTKMSSEGREFGDVLKEAQEMGYAESDPRADIDGQDAAYKLAILSSIAFGAEIGPDRIYTEGIREITPLDLNYARELGFVVKLLAIAKEVNGNVEVRVHPSFIPCTHPLASVVGVYNAIFIKGNAVGQLMFYGRGAGSLPTASAVVGDLMETAEDVVKGRAATRLVPMFRRWNGNFHLTSIEDVMTRYYIHILVVDRPGVLASIARCFGEAGVSLESVIQKGRGKEPVGLVFVTHKVRERNVRQALKEIKQLPTVVNLANVIRVEGEEA from the coding sequence ATGGACGCAGGGGTCGATATTGCTCTTGCAGGTTGTGGTGTCGTTGGCAGTGGGGTCATGAAAGTGTTGAGTGAGAATAGAGACATTATAGAGGGGAAGCTCGGGTTTCCAATCCGCGTGAAGCGCATTCTGGTACGCAACCTTTCAAAAAGCAGGCCGGAGTATGTATCTCCGGATTTGCTAACAGATGATTTCAACACGATCCTTTCTGACGAAGATATTAAGATCGTTCTTGAACTGATGGGAGGAGTAACTCCAGCAAAGGATTACATATTCGAACTCCTTAGGCGCGGTAAGCATGTGGTGACGGCTAACAAGGAGGTCCTGGCAAAACATGGGTCTGGCCTACTCAGGCAGGCCGCAGAACAAGGAGTAAGCCTGCGGTTTGAGGGGAGTGTGGCAGGAGGAATTCCTATCATCAAACCCCTTGCTGAATGCCTGGCCGGAAATCGCATCTCAGAGATCGTTGGGATAATCAATGGGACCACCAACTATATTCTCACGAAGATGTCTAGTGAAGGGCGTGAGTTTGGAGATGTTCTAAAGGAGGCCCAGGAGATGGGATATGCCGAGAGCGATCCCCGCGCCGATATAGATGGGCAGGATGCGGCCTATAAACTGGCCATTCTCAGCAGCATCGCCTTCGGAGCGGAAATCGGGCCTGACCGGATTTATACGGAGGGCATTCGTGAGATCACTCCTCTAGATTTGAATTACGCCAGGGAACTAGGTTTCGTGGTGAAACTCCTGGCCATCGCCAAGGAGGTAAATGGCAATGTAGAAGTGCGGGTTCATCCTTCATTCATCCCCTGCACCCATCCATTGGCTTCCGTTGTCGGCGTATATAATGCCATTTTCATAAAAGGAAATGCGGTGGGGCAGTTGATGTTCTATGGAAGGGGCGCGGGCAGTCTCCCAACGGCAAGCGCCGTGGTGGGTGATCTGATGGAGACCGCAGAGGATGTGGTGAAGGGGAGGGCCGCTACTCGGCTGGTCCCCATGTTTAGAAGATGGAATGGGAATTTTCACCTCACATCGATTGAGGACGTCATGACTAGATACTATATCCACATCCTTGTTGTAGATCGTCCTGGTGTGCTTGCCTCGATTGCCCGGTGCTTTGGTGAGGCCGGGGTAAGCCTCGAATCCGTGATCCAAAAAGGCCGCGGCAAAGAGCCTGTGGGGCTCGTGTTTGTGACCCACAAGGTGCGAGAGAGAAATGTGAGGCAGGCGTTAAAGGAAATCAAACAGCTGCCAACGGTTGTAAACCTGGCGAATGTCATCAGGGTAGAGGGCGAGGAGGCATAA